From the genome of Streptomyces sp. S4.7:
ACGGACTCGACCGGCCGGTCGCCGACCTGCGTGCGGTCGACCGGGCCGCGCGTCAGTGGCGTACCGACTTCGCCGCCCCGGCGCTCGCGGGGGCGAGCGACGAGGGGGGCGACGAGGTCGCCTCGGTGACGGAGGCGAAGCAGGCGTTCGACCGGGTACGCGCGGCGCTCGACGCCCAGCAGGCGCATCTGGGTGACGAACAGCGCCAGGCACGGGCCGCGTTCGGCGAGGCCCGTTCGGACCGCGACCGGGCACTGGTCGCCGCCCTGGTGGCGTTCCTGCTCACCGGGGTGGCGATCACCGTTCTCGTGCACTTCACGGTGGTACGGCCGCTGGACACCGTGCGCACCGCGTCCCGCCGTGTCGCGGGCGGGGACTTCGACCACGCGATCCCCGCGCACGGGCCCGCCGATCTGCGGACTCTGGCGGAGGCCGTGGAGGGCATGCGGCTGCGGGTGGTCAGCGAACTCGCCACCTCCCGGAGCGACCAGGCCGAACTCGCCCGTCAGGCCGCCGACCTGGACGCCGCCGCGATGGAACTGCGGCGATCCAACGCGGAGCTGGAGCAGTTCGCGTACGTCGCCTCGCACGACCTCCAGGAGCCGCTGCGCAAGGTCGCCTCCTTCTGCCAGTTGCTGGAGAAGCGCTACGGGGACCAGCTCGACGACCGCGCCACGCAGTACATCGGCTTCGCCGTCGACGGCGCGAAGCGCATGCAGGTCCTCATCAACGACCTGCTCACCTTCTCCCGTGTCGGCCGGGTCCAGGACGCGGAGGAGGAAGTCGCGCTCGACGCGGCCCTGGACCGCGCGGTGCGCAATGTCTCGGTGAGCATCGATGAGACCGGCGCCGTCGTCGAGCGCCCCGCGGAGCTGCCGGTGGTCATGGGCGATCCGACGCTGCTGACGATGCTCTGGCAGAACCTCCTCGGGAACGCGGTCAAGTTCCGCCACCCCGACCGGGCCCCGCACATCACGGTCGCCGTCGACCGTGCGGAGGGAGCCGACTCCTGGACGTTCAGCGTCACCGACAACGGCATCGGCATCCCCGAGGAGTTCGCCGAGAAGGTCTTCATCATCTTCCAGCGACTGCACGCCAGGGACGCGTACGCGGGCACCGGTATCGGTCTGTCACTCTGCAAGAAGGTCGTCGAGCACAGCGGCGGCCACATCTGGATCGACACGGCCCACACCGGCGGCGCCCGTATCGCCTTCACACTCCCCGTCCCGCCGCCGCCGGCCGCCGCCGAGCCGCCCTCGCCGGCCACCACCACCATCGAAGGAAGCACCGCATGAGCACCTCGCCCCAGCCGCACCCCGTCGAAGTACTGCTGGTCGAGGACGACGCCGGTGACGAGCTCATGACGCGTGAGGCGTTCGAGGACAACAGGATCGGCAACACCCTGCATGTCGTACGGGACGGTCTGGAGGCCCTGGACTTCCTCTACCAGCGCGGTGAGCACACCGAGGCGCCGCGCCCCGATCTCATCCTGCTGGATCTGAATCTGCCCAAGTACGACGGCCGGCAGGTGCTGGAGAAGGTCAAGTCCGACCCGGACCTCAGCCATATCCCGGTGGTCGTCCTCACCACGTCGGCGGCCGAGGAGGACATCCTGCGCAGCTACAAGCTGCACGCCAACGCGTATGTGACCAAGCCCGTCGATCTCGACCAGTTCATCAAGGCGATCCGGGACATCGACGATTTCTTCGTGACCGTGGTCAAGCTGCCGCGCGCGTTCTGAGACGGGCCGGTCGCGCGGTAGGCTGCACCACGTAAACGAATGTTTCCCTATGGCAATATTCTCGGTCGCACACGGAACACGCGGAAATGGAGCGCGATGACGTCAGGCGCTGTCCGCCGCGGTGCCCCCGTCGTCCGCGGAACGCGTACCGGTACCGGCCGCCGCGTCGAGCCGGGCGGACGCCGCCTCGTGGAACGCGGTCAGCCCCTCCGTGAGCGCGGCCACGGCCGCGGGGCTCATACCGTCCAGCACGGCGCTGACCTCGCGGGCCCGGATGGTCCGGTGCTCGTCCAGTACCTTGCGTCCGCGCGGGCTCAGCCGCAGCTCCACCTCGCGGCGGCTGGTCGCGCTGGTGCGCCGCTCCACCAGGCCCAGGGCCTCCATCCGGTCGCACAGCCGGCTGACCGACGGGGGGCGGGAGCCGAGCGCCCTGCCGAGCGAGCGCAGGTTCGTCCCGTCGTACTTCTCCAGTACGAGCAGGGCCCTGAGCTGCGAGGGCGACACCGTTCCCGACGGCGCGGCCTCCTGGCCCCGTCCCCACAGCACCTCAAGAAGCTCCGAGGCGGTACGGGCCGCCTCGGCCATCTTCTCGCGCGGACGCGGCTGACCGGTGAGGGGGGACATCCCTCCACTGTGTCACCCGACGGCGGCCCCTGTCAGCTCTGCCCCCCCGGACGACCGCGCTCGTGCGGCCACCCCCGCTCCTACCAGGAATGTCTGAGAGACCGTGACACAACGCGACGATGTACTCGGAAGATCGGTGCGCTCAGCCGCGCCGTACGCGCTCGTGGACAGGGTCCGCGACGCGCTCGCCGCCTCGCACGGTGCCCGGCGCGTGCAGCTCTTCCTCGCCGACTACGGGTTCACCGTCCTCACCCCGTACGACCCGCTGCCGGGCAAGGAGCAGCCGCTCTCCCTCTACAACAGCCACGAGGGCCGTGCCTTCGGCAGCCAGGAGCCGCGCGAGCAGCAGGTGCGGCACGGCGACGCCGTGGACCACCATCTGCCGGTGACCGTCCGTGGTGAACGGATCGGCATCCTCTCGGTCCGGCTGCCCGGTGACCGGTCCACCCCCGAGGCCGTCGACGATCTGACGAACGTCGCCGATCTGCTGGGGCACGAGATCCTCGTCGCCGAGCGGGACACCGACGCCTACCAGCGGGCCCGGCGGGTCAGCCGGCTCACGCTCGCGGCCGAGATGCAGTGGCAGTTGCTCCCAGGACGCGCCTGCGGCGCCGAGGAGTTCGCGATCGGCGCCCAGCTGGAGCCGGCCTACGCGATCCACGGGGACAACTTCGACTGGGCGGCCGACGCCGAGCAGCTGACCCTCGCCGTCACCAACGGCATGGGCGAGGGCATCCAGGCGTCCCTGCTGAGCAATCTCGCCGTCAACGCCCTGCGCAACGCGCGCCGCTCGGGCCTCGACATCGCGGGTCAGGCCGCCCTCGCCGACCAGGCCCTCTACGAGCAGCACCGGGGCGCGTCGCACGTGTCGACGCTGCTGATGCGTTTCGAACTGGCGACCGGCCGCGTGGAGGTCGTGGACGCGGGATCGCCGCAGCTGTGGCGCCGGCGCGGCAGGACCGTCGAGCGCATCCCGCTCGAAGCGCAGCTTCCGCTCGGCATGTTCGAGGAGTCCCACTACGAGGCCCAGGAATTCCACGTGCTGCCGGGCGACCGGCTGTTCATGGTGAGCGACGGCGTGTACGACGCGGTCTCGCCGGAGGGTGAGGCGTACGGCGAACGGGCGCTGGCCCGCGCGATCAACTCGACGGGTCTGCTGCCGGCGGCGACGGTGCCGCGCGCCGTGCTCCGCGCGCTGGCGGACTTCCGCAAGGCGGATACGACGGACGACGCGCTCGCTGTCTGCCTCGACTGGCACGGCAGACCGGACCCCGATTCGCCCGCGGCTCCGCCGCTCCTCCCGTCGGACCCCGGTCCGACGCCGCCCCCGCAGGACTGAGATGGCCCGCGCAGGACCGACAGAGGGGTGCGGACGCCCGTTCCGGTGTCCGCACCCCCGCTGATCAGGAACCGTTGTGTCTCACTCCTCGCTGAGCATGCCCGTGCGCAAGGTGCTCAGGATCCGCGAGAGCAGCCGGGACACATGCATCTGCGACACCCCCAGCTCGGCGCCGATCTCCGACTGCGTCATCTCGCGCCCGAAACGCATCTCGACGATCCCGCGGTCGCGTTCGTCGAGCCGCCCCAGCAGCGGTGCCAGCGCGTGGAAGTCCTCGACGAGTTCCATGGCCGGGTCGCACGCGCCGAGCGTGTCGGCGAAGACGCGTCCGCCTACGGCGGCCGGCGCGTCGTCCCCGCTGTCGGTCGGCAGGTCGAGCGAACCGGCGGTGTAGCCGTTGGCCGCCACCCGCCCGTCGATGACCTCCGCCTCGGTCAGCCCCAGATGTTCGGCCAGCTCGGCCACGGTGGGCCCGCGGTTCAGCCTGTCGCTCAGCTCGTCCTGGGCCTTGGCGAGGTCCGTACGCAACTCCTGGAGCCTGCGCGGCACATGGACGGCCCATGTGGTGTCCCGGAAGAACCGCTTGATCTCCCCGTGGATGTACGGCACCGCGAAGGAGCTGAACTCCACCTCGCGGGAGAGGTCGAAGCGGTCGATGGCCTTGATCAGACCGATCGTGCCGACCTGGAGGATGTCCTCCATGTCACCGTTGCCCAGATTGCGGAAGCGCCGCGCCGCGTATCTGACCAGCGACTGGTTCATCTCGATCAGTGTGTTGCGGGCGTACTGGTGCTCCGGAGTGCCTTCTTCGAGAACCTGGAGCCGGTCGAAGAAGAGTCTGGACAGCGCCCGCGCGTCCTTGGGGGAGATCTTCCCCGTGTCTTCGATCCACGGAAGTCCGTCTGACGGTGTGTCTGTGTCCGTTCGGGTGATGGCCGCTCCGGAGCCCATGAGGGCCGGATCGGCGGGGGAGTGCGTACTCATCGTCACTTCATCGCCTTCGCTGGTGTGGGCGCTCTGCCGCGTTGCCACTGCTTGAGGACCCGTCCGGTCCCACCGTGGCCTAATAGTTGCCGCCTGGCAAGTGTTGCCCGGAATCGGATCTTCTAACGGGATGCGTGAGTGAAGATCGCCTAGCATGTCGGCGGAAGGCGTGGTGAGTCGTGGTACTGAAAACTTTCGGCTGGGCATTCGGTTTCACCGCGCTCGGTCTGGCGGCGGCGGTGTTCTCCGACGGCTGGGCCGCACTCGGGGTCGTCGCGATCCTGACGGTGCTGGAGGTCTCGCTGTCCTTCGACAACGCGGTGATCAACGCCGGGATCCTGAAGAGGATGAGCGCCTTCTGGCAGAAGATCTTCCTCACGATCGGTGTCCTCATCGCCGTGTTCGGCATGAGACTCGCCTTTCCCGTCGTCATCGTCGCGGTCACCGCCAAGCTCAGCCCCGTCAAGGCCGTGGAGCTGGCCGTCAACGACAAGGAGCAGTACCAGCAACTGGTCACCGACGCCCACCCGTCGATCGCGGCCTTCGGTGGCATGTTCCTGCTGATGATCTTCCTCAACTTCATCTTCGAGGACCGCGAGATCAAGTGGCTGGGCTGGATCGAACGCCCGCTCGCCAGGCTCGGACAGGTCGACATGCTGTCCGTCTGCCTCGCGCTGATCGTGCTGCTCGTCGCCTCCATGACCGTGGCGACCCACGCCCACCAGCACGGCGGCGAACACGCGGACAAGGCCCAGACGGTGCTCACCTCCGGTCTCGCCGGTCTCGTCACGTATCTGATCGTCGGCGGGCTCTCCAGCTACTTCGAGAACCGGCTCGCCGACGAGGAGGAGGCGCAGGAGAAGGAGGCCGAGGCGCGGACGGCGTCGGCGCGCGGCGGCAAGGGCGGTCCTTCGATCGTCGCCGTCACCGGCAAGGCCGCGTTCTTCATGTTCCTCTACCTCGAAGTCATCGACGCGTCCTTCTCCTTCGACGGCGTGATCGGCGCGTTCGCCATCACCAACGACATCGTGCTGATGGCGCTCGGCCTCGGTATCGGCGCGCTGTACGTCAGGTCGCTGACCGTCTACCTCGTCCGCCAGGGCACCCTCGACGACTACGTCTATCTGGAGCACGGCGCGCACTACGCGATCGGCGCGCTGGCCGTGATCCTGCTCGTCACCATCCAGTACCAGATCAGCGAGATCATCACCGGCCTCGTCGGAGTCGTCCTGATCGGCTGGTCCTTCTGGTCGTCGGTCCGGCGCAACCGGCGGATCGCGGCGGGTGAGGCGCGCGCGTCGGACGCCGCGTGAGCCGTACGTCGCAGGAGCCGTACGTGACCACGGCGACCGCCCGCCGGATCACCGACGTGCTCCAGCCGCGCAACACCCTGCTCGCCGGGATGGTCGGCACCGGCGCCGCGGCTTCGGGCGACTGGACGGGCGTGCCCTGGGGGCTGCTGGGCGCGTTGTGCGCCGGGGTGGTGCCCGCCGCGTACATAGAGTGGGAGCGCGGGCGCGGCAGATGGGGCGACCGGCATGTCGTGGACCGGGCGCAGCGGGCACCGATCTTCCTCGTGATCCTCGGCTCGATCGGCGCGGGCGCGCTGGCGATGACCGCGGGAGGGGCACCCACCGGCATCCTGATCGCGATGACAGCGCTGTGGGTGATGACGGTCCTCCTGCTGGCGGTGAACACCGTATGGAAGATAAGCGTCGACTCCGCGGTGGCGTCCGCGGTCGTCGCGATGCTCGCCGCCGTCCACGATCCGTGGTGGCTCGCGGCGTACGGTCTCGTCGTCGCCGTGTGCTGGTCGCGGGTACGGCTCGGCTACCACTCGATCGCCCAGACGGCGGCGGGCGCCTCGCTCGGCGCGGCCACGGCGGCCGC
Proteins encoded in this window:
- a CDS encoding sensor histidine kinase, coding for MTLVAGGVAAAMLARTTDTGDHLIDEVSPARTQAFRLQAALLDQEAGVRGYLLTKDEDVLEPYRRGLADETVARERLRELVDGLDRPVADLRAVDRAARQWRTDFAAPALAGASDEGGDEVASVTEAKQAFDRVRAALDAQQAHLGDEQRQARAAFGEARSDRDRALVAALVAFLLTGVAITVLVHFTVVRPLDTVRTASRRVAGGDFDHAIPAHGPADLRTLAEAVEGMRLRVVSELATSRSDQAELARQAADLDAAAMELRRSNAELEQFAYVASHDLQEPLRKVASFCQLLEKRYGDQLDDRATQYIGFAVDGAKRMQVLINDLLTFSRVGRVQDAEEEVALDAALDRAVRNVSVSIDETGAVVERPAELPVVMGDPTLLTMLWQNLLGNAVKFRHPDRAPHITVAVDRAEGADSWTFSVTDNGIGIPEEFAEKVFIIFQRLHARDAYAGTGIGLSLCKKVVEHSGGHIWIDTAHTGGARIAFTLPVPPPPAAAEPPSPATTTIEGSTA
- a CDS encoding response regulator, encoding MSTSPQPHPVEVLLVEDDAGDELMTREAFEDNRIGNTLHVVRDGLEALDFLYQRGEHTEAPRPDLILLDLNLPKYDGRQVLEKVKSDPDLSHIPVVVLTTSAAEEDILRSYKLHANAYVTKPVDLDQFIKAIRDIDDFFVTVVKLPRAF
- a CDS encoding MarR family transcriptional regulator, producing MSPLTGQPRPREKMAEAARTASELLEVLWGRGQEAAPSGTVSPSQLRALLVLEKYDGTNLRSLGRALGSRPPSVSRLCDRMEALGLVERRTSATSRREVELRLSPRGRKVLDEHRTIRAREVSAVLDGMSPAAVAALTEGLTAFHEAASARLDAAAGTGTRSADDGGTAADSA
- a CDS encoding PP2C family protein-serine/threonine phosphatase; this encodes MTQRDDVLGRSVRSAAPYALVDRVRDALAASHGARRVQLFLADYGFTVLTPYDPLPGKEQPLSLYNSHEGRAFGSQEPREQQVRHGDAVDHHLPVTVRGERIGILSVRLPGDRSTPEAVDDLTNVADLLGHEILVAERDTDAYQRARRVSRLTLAAEMQWQLLPGRACGAEEFAIGAQLEPAYAIHGDNFDWAADAEQLTLAVTNGMGEGIQASLLSNLAVNALRNARRSGLDIAGQAALADQALYEQHRGASHVSTLLMRFELATGRVEVVDAGSPQLWRRRGRTVERIPLEAQLPLGMFEESHYEAQEFHVLPGDRLFMVSDGVYDAVSPEGEAYGERALARAINSTGLLPAATVPRAVLRALADFRKADTTDDALAVCLDWHGRPDPDSPAAPPLLPSDPGPTPPPQD
- a CDS encoding RNA polymerase sigma factor SigF, coding for MGSGAAITRTDTDTPSDGLPWIEDTGKISPKDARALSRLFFDRLQVLEEGTPEHQYARNTLIEMNQSLVRYAARRFRNLGNGDMEDILQVGTIGLIKAIDRFDLSREVEFSSFAVPYIHGEIKRFFRDTTWAVHVPRRLQELRTDLAKAQDELSDRLNRGPTVAELAEHLGLTEAEVIDGRVAANGYTAGSLDLPTDSGDDAPAAVGGRVFADTLGACDPAMELVEDFHALAPLLGRLDERDRGIVEMRFGREMTQSEIGAELGVSQMHVSRLLSRILSTLRTGMLSEE
- a CDS encoding DUF475 domain-containing protein gives rise to the protein MVLKTFGWAFGFTALGLAAAVFSDGWAALGVVAILTVLEVSLSFDNAVINAGILKRMSAFWQKIFLTIGVLIAVFGMRLAFPVVIVAVTAKLSPVKAVELAVNDKEQYQQLVTDAHPSIAAFGGMFLLMIFLNFIFEDREIKWLGWIERPLARLGQVDMLSVCLALIVLLVASMTVATHAHQHGGEHADKAQTVLTSGLAGLVTYLIVGGLSSYFENRLADEEEAQEKEAEARTASARGGKGGPSIVAVTGKAAFFMFLYLEVIDASFSFDGVIGAFAITNDIVLMALGLGIGALYVRSLTVYLVRQGTLDDYVYLEHGAHYAIGALAVILLVTIQYQISEIITGLVGVVLIGWSFWSSVRRNRRIAAGEARASDAA